The DNA region ATTTTAATGGCAATACTTTGAGCCGAAATAACAGCAAATTTATTTTTTTCTAATATAAACTTAATTATTTTTTTTAAATCGCTTAAAGCTTCAAGGCCGTAAATACAAAGCCCCTCTTTATCAACAAATACTTGATTTAACGAGCTTGCGACTTCTAAAGCTTCTTCATGGGTTAGATCAAATCTTTGAAATGATGAGATAAGCCCAAAGCCGTGCTTGTGAGTGGCGGTTAAAATCTCAAAAACTTTTTTAAAATCTTTTTCCAAAAGGCATTTTAAAAACTCTATTTTTTGAGCTTTTTTAAGTGGTTCGCTAATTGGGTTTAAAACTCTTCCACCACCAATTACTCGTGAGTTTTGAAGCACCACAAATGACTCATCAAATTTTAAAAACATATCTTTATCAAATTTAAATGTAACAAAACTTTGATTATCTTTCGTACTTAAAATCAAAGTTTTTGCTGAAATTTGCCTACTTCCAACGCAAAAAACAACCTCACTTTCGTGTGAAATTTCACCGTAAAATATACAATCAATTTCTTTAAAACCCCTAAAAAAACCTTTTTTGCTTAAAATAAAACCTTTTTGAAGTTCATTTACTTTTGCGTTTGCTAAATTTAAAGCAACTCTGTTTGGCGAGGTTGCAAATTTGCTAAATTTATCGTGAATTTGAACGCTTTTTACTAAAAATTCTTTGTTTAAATTAAGGCAAAAAAGCCTTTCATTTTCTTTTATAGCCCCTTCGATTAGGCTTCCAGTTACGATTGTCCCAACGCCTTTAAAACTAAAAACTCTATCGATATAATACCTCGTTAAGGCACTTTCTTCTTTCTTTTTTGGTTTTAATGTAAATAAAAAATTTCTAAGTTCTTTTATGCTATTTTCATCTTTAATGCTAACAAAAAAAGTCTCTAAAACTTCTAAATTTTTAAAATTTTCTATAAATTTAAGCGTTTGGTTTTTGGCGTTAATCTGCTGTGAAGCACTCGTTAAATCGCACTTTGTAATGCATAAA from Campylobacter ureolyticus includes:
- the selB gene encoding selenocysteine-specific translation elongation factor; its protein translation is MQSMIIGTAGHIDHGKTSLIKALNGFEGDEMKSEIEKGITIDLSFSNLKKGDENIAFIDVPGHENLVKTMISGTYAFDAAMLVVASNDSLMPQSKEHIEILSLLGVKSIILCITKCDLTSASQQINAKNQTLKFIENFKNLEVLETFFVSIKDENSIKELRNFLFTLKPKKKEESALTRYYIDRVFSFKGVGTIVTGSLIEGAIKENERLFCLNLNKEFLVKSVQIHDKFSKFATSPNRVALNLANAKVNELQKGFILSKKGFFRGFKEIDCIFYGEISHESEVVFCVGSRQISAKTLILSTKDNQSFVTFKFDKDMFLKFDESFVVLQNSRVIGGGRVLNPISEPLKKAQKIEFLKCLLEKDFKKVFEILTATHKHGFGLISSFQRFDLTHEEALEVASSLNQVFVDKEGLCIYGLEALSDLKKIIKFILEKNKFAVISAQSIAIKITWATNEFANFALDELVKEKILEKNNLLYVKKGIELNSIEENLTDKIFNILESSKLTPKAPYNIYDNLDIDKIIGDNIFKSLTKSKKIVRLAHNLFVTSSNLNLAMKEIREIIKKNGFANVQILKKNLGLSRKFAIAYLEYLDKFDDIKNVDNDRVFTNFN